In Hemicordylus capensis ecotype Gifberg chromosome 4, rHemCap1.1.pri, whole genome shotgun sequence, the genomic window attcctttttttaaaaaggcactgaagttGGGCTACCCAATATGATGTAAAGTCTGTGATAGACTATAGAACTACTTTATTTAAAAACTATGTCTAATTATGCTAACTTATGAATGTTGTTTTTTGTCTGAATAGGATATGAAGGATCAAATGTCAAATACTTCTGTTCAAGCACTGACTGAAAGGAAAAACAGGCAGGTCAGTTCTGTTGCTAGATTGTCTTCTGCCTTGCCATAGAATTTCTTGGATGCAGCTGAGGCATTTGTATCGGTTATTTAGTATTTCAGTATTGTTCATAAAGTCAAGCTTCTGAAAGGAAATCGCCTTATTTCAGAAAGGGCATAACAAGTCTGCAGTAATTAGGAGAAtactttattgtattgcttgccaTCTTAAGCTtagtacattgattgattgattggttaagtgccgtcaagtcggtgttgactcttagcgaccacatagatagattctctccaggatgatctgtcttcaacttggcctttaaggactatcagtggtgcattcattgctgttgtaatcgagtccatccaccttgctgctggttatcctcttctctttccttcaacttttcccaatattatggacttctcaagggagctgggttttcgcataatgtgtccaaagtatgatagtttgagcctggtcatttgtgcctcatgtgaaaattctggattgatttgttctgtgatccatttgttggttttcctggctgtccatggtatcctcaaaagtcctctCCAGCACCAGAGCCCCCAACCACTGACGGTGCTATATGTGCAGTGTGTGTTCTCCGGCTTTCCCCAGACACACCAGCTCTGCTGCACCATTTAGTActaaagggggggaaagcattttaaaatttaaaaaaaatcttatcccCTCGCCCcccaattcatttttaaaaatctctcgcCTACCGCCCACCCCCACCTGAAGCCAGCCGGTTTGGTATAAACCAGATCTCACCTGGTGAAGCTCTCACCCAGTGAAGCGAAGTCCCGGGCCCGGTGCAGTTGGGAGGAGACCCGcccaaaccagcagcagcaggaagacgACAAGGAAGAAGAACCTCCAGTAGCAGcagctccctctcctcctcctgccagcacCAGTGAGAGCTCAAGCAAGCCAAGGCCAACTCTCACCAACTGCTTTTGCAGAGCCGTTAAGTTTGGAACTTGCCGGCTGGTCGCAGCTTCAGCATTTGCGAgtctgccctgccccccccccgtccctttAAACATCCCTTCAAACATGTAGGAAGGAGTTTTTGTGTTACtcaggttggagaggagagctggtcttgtggtagcaagcatgacttgtccccttagctaagcagagtctgccctggttgcatatgaaagggagactagaagtgtgagcactgtaagatattccgctcaggggatggagccgctctgggaagagcatctaggctccgagttccctccctggcagcatctccaagatagggctgagagaggttcctgcctataaccttgagaagcctctgccagtctgtgtagacaatactgagctagatggaccaatggtctgactcagtatatgacagcttcctatgttcctatgatcttccCTGAATAGGCAAATGTAGCAGGCCCAAGGAAATAAGTTTGTGAGAGGCAGAAGTGGTGACTTCTCCTCTTTTATCCTCTTGTCAGAGTGGGGACAAAACAGTGACAAGCCAGTCAGTCTCCAGAGCCTCTCCTGCACTTGCTGCCTGCTCAGGACAGTGGTGGATCAGAGCCTCCTcgccctacccccacccccaaaattccAGCAGACAGAGGCTTCCTGTCCATGCATTTTTTGAGGGATGTATGAACGGCACCCTAGTCTTAACTAAGTTTTGCTTTCACATGTGAAATCCTTCTATGACCCCCTTTAGCAAATTGCATCTACATCCTCTGTGTTCATTATGTCCTAGATCTCCCTTAGCTTTGAACCAGCAAGTTACACCTCAGAACATAGCCCatttttgttagcctactttccagtagacttatgagatcacctccATCAATGCCCAGACTGATATTAACGAAATAATGCCCAGACTGATATTAACCAAAtcaggtatagttgtagggacacctcatctaccctgattcaagatggcggatgcatgcactttttgaggtgcaagtgggctaaattgtggactgcctaaccgatttgaaccaatttaGGTATtgtgtagtgagtgacacacagggataccacaatggcatagtttgatgatgtcatccacactgattcaagatggtggatgtgtaaacatttgaggcacaagaggtctaacttgtggaccacctaactgatttgaaccaaatttgataagtgaaaggaaagtaggcagactagTTCTTGTTTTCCATAGTGCCCACATTCCATCTcactgacacccatctttctaaCTGGAACTTTATTGCTGGAGTTGCTGTACTTCAGGATCTCTAACAATCCATCTTAAATTGCTACAAACCTTTTCATTGCCGGCATCCTGTCTGTTTTCCTTTATGTAGGAAAAGCTCACTGCCATAACAGTTTGCTTGAAAACAGACAGTGAAATAGGCAGAACAGCCTATAAGGTACACAGTATCAAAAGCAGAAAAGTGATAGCATGTTACTTGGCATTCCTTTAAAGTGTCATTTTAGGAATGTGTCAGGATTGCTATTGTATATGCACAGACTGCTAAGTTAATTCCTTTTTATTCATGGAtgtgcaggtgctgctgggagaAAGTGGAAGTCATAGTTGGAGTTCTGGGGCTGACAAGTATGTCCGCTTAGATCAAGAAAtgcagttggcaaattcacaTTTCATTGAGGAGcatcaggcacagcagcaggtagGATATTTCCTGTGGCCAACTTTTACAGTCCTCCTTGACACCGGGTGTGGGTGTGGCAGGACAGCAGTCATGGGGGCCTGGAAGATCAGAAGCCAGAGCATGCAGTAACAGTTCAACAACTAGATGATCAGATATGTGGAAAAAAATAGCCAAGTCTGGCTGGGGGGCAGTCAGCCGCTAATGTGTCTTTCAGATAAGATTTGGCCTTGAGAATGTTGATATCTCCAGGCCGCTAGTGGGATTCTCAGGCATGCACAATCTCTGTTTGAGGAAACAAGGATGGCCTAGGTTGTTtagaggaaagcagcaggaagTAGTTCAATAGATTGTAATGAGGAAGTCCAATGATCCTTGGGTGCgaacttgtggaattcacagAGCAACAAAGGGAGTGAACATCAAACCTCTTTCCAGAATTCCAGGCTTACTCAATTTAGACACACataccccagctgtttttgaactataatccacataatccccatccacagtgaccaatagccagggattatgggaactgaaggccaaaactgagcagcttTGCTCTATTCTGAGGCTTGGAGAAGCAGGAATCTAGGAGGGAAAATCTCAACCCATGTGAAATGAGACCCCGCCTCTCTTGTGCCAGCTCTGAGATCCCAATTCTCAAACTTTTATTTTTGTATGCATTCAGATACAAGGTTAAATACCAACCAGTGTTACCAAATAAGAATATTGTTCTGTGATTGTATAGCTATTGCATAATAAGAATTATCTAATtttcaaaaacatattttttCCCCTACTCTGGACTCCCAAGCCAGTTCTAGCTGGATGCATGATTAACTAAATACAtttatttctctcactttctgGGTACCAGTTTATTATTGAACAGCAGGATGAACAGTTGGAGTTGGTCTCTGGCAGCATTGGGGTACTAAAGAACATGTCCCAGCGCATCGGAGGGGAGCTGGATGAACAAGCAGTGTGAGTCTTGAACAGATTTTAGTCTCTCTAGTCGTACATGCCTAATAATTAGCAGTTAATAATTTAGTTCTTTGATAACATCAtacctgcttgtgggtttccccgAGACAAAGGGCTGGCCTttgttggaaacagaatactAGATGAGGTGAATCTTTGGTCTGATCAAGCGGGTCTCTCAGCCAGCGTCTCAAGCAATCAATTTAGATAGCTCCGCTGAGGTGACTAAAAGTAATTTGCCCTCAAGTATAATTACTGTTTTATCTAGTCCGAAGTCCTCCAGATTGTTTGGTATTTACTGAGAAATCTGAGTATTTAGTCCTGTTTAGTTTTCCTGTGCTGTAGCAGGTAGTGGGTTATAAGATATGTTTCTAGAGTTGCACATGTAGTACTTGTGCTGAAAGTAGGATGGCACAGTCATCTTGGCTTGTGCTTAATCAAGCAAGCTTTTGATTAAAATAGTGAAGCCTAAAACTGTTTCAGTTTGAAACCTTATCTGGTGTTGCcaacagtgtttttaaaaagtgtgtataTATAGCAAATGCTGGCATTTAAAAGGGAAGGAATCAATGATGACTGCTCACACCCATTGACAAATAAACTATTCCTTTCCTGGGGATACTGTGTCTCAAAATGAAACGGGGGGTGGTAGAGTAAGGTTCAGAGCAGAGTAGATGTTGCAAAAGTACAAACATTGATCTGCCATATAGCATTTGAAGAGCCCACTCTCAAGTTTCACAAGTCAAGAAGAGCCATTctctccctgaatgcctgctctccccgcagacccgacagaagctcttctcacggattgtgagaagagcttcattgagccGACATATCTTTTCCCCTGCAGAGAGAGAAACATGCGTAGGGTATTTTTTAACAAATAACCCATTGGGAAagagttaaacacacacacaccccaaaattttgGTGCCCCTTGCAGTTGCAGtaaaattgtaatttttttttttaaactccaaacATGAGACTCACTCTTTGTGTGCTTCATGTCTTACCTACTTTCAAATGTAGCTACCAAAGTTTTTATAAGAAACTTCCCCCTACCCCAAGTGTTGTTTCAAAGCCAGTCTACAACTGCAGCTACTTTTGTCTGTTTATATTAAGCTCTTTTATATTATTTTGTTAGTTTTATGTTATATTAAGCTCCTGTTTATATTAAGTTCTTAGTCCTGTTTTCCTGTGGTTCCAGTATGTTGGATGACTTTTCTCATGAGCTGGACAGCACTCAGTCACGGTTAGATAACGTTATGAAAAAGCTTGCAAAAGTGTCACATATGACCAGTGGTAAGTAGCCTAGATTCTAATGTTAGTCTTCTCTCACTGAAGGGGGTCAAATTTCTTTATTTTgatcagcgaccagcatgagattaaaacaagtgtagaagagaaaacaatcaaacttctactacaaacaataaaaccaaataagttttaaaaatcctccTGAACATGAATCAAGATACTGAAAGTGGACCCACCAGAACttctaaaaatacataactaagaataaaaggagacagcagaATTTCATACTTATGCGATTATTACATagagatcaaaatttaaacagttgccttcctgaatctgagaggggttaaacaattcaggagctcggGGAAATTTTGTTGTTAGACTTACTGAAGATATACAAGTGATCCcaatacctgcgtgcccaccAGCAGTTAGCCACACTGGAgctgcaaaagttgctctggccttaaatccatcacctattttcccgtTACTAAACTCTTACACAAACGAAGGGCTGcgctacaaaatttagctacctgtctggtggtgcTGCAATTGCTTCCTTTCAATAGCCTGCCAGTCATCTGAGAAGAAtgaagacctgggcatttagccatcaaagggtaaatgagatcccgaCACAGATCTCTATAGAACAAGCATTCCAACAGCACATGGGTAAccgtttccacttgaccctccccacatggtcagagcctctccccatagggaatccctctatatctgccctctaagagggctgaaggcagggcattgcatcttgccagagtaaaaactcttctaagtgggggcacctccaagatagtgagataggatgctggggccaaactatacctgactgattcctggctctgaaagtcagaTACCCTCGCTATATCCatttgtctctcaatatcctctgTTCTCTGTttaatgagcttcctagctgtctccaaactttgagTAAGCAAGGCAGACTGATCAGGGCCCAAGGCaatcatcttttggttcagagcacacttccaggtcgactgataggaatcctctaatactaagcggctcagcccGGTGTCTGAGGAAAAAAccctcagccaataaaacagcgccatttgccaacatctggcctcaactttAATGAGACCCacctccaatctgagcctcgcattagaggtgcacttgggtgtctgaaatattgctctcaagaacttagactgcaccacttctagtgcggacagatctgggtaaggaccTAATTAGGCACCATACAGTAACCGTGCCAATGGTTTTGCTTGAAAAAGTTTTAGGGTCGCGGGGATAAAATGCCCTCCCCTGGTTCTGTAGAACCACAAAATAGCTCGGGCATTGTTTTGGGCAGTCTGGGCCCACTGAAGGGGGTTAAAATAGAATATGATTAACAAGAGGCTTCTGAGCCCCTGCAAGCAGGAACGCAAATACTCACTGGTGCCATCCCAGCAAATAACTAGTCACAGAGCTTTAAAGGTGGGAGAGAAGGGCAACTAGTGGAAGCCTGGGTACTCAAAACAGTACAGCAGTGAGTTTTAttgcaagcagcagtgtgctgaagAGGCAGGGCAGGAATATTTTAAGTAAATGTGATTAGAGAGAAGCAAATCTATTTAAAGACGATATCATgtggtacatttatttatttttatttttgcacttGGATCCTGctcttccgaggagctcagaggtgttgtgttgtgttatttatatatttatatatatataatattatatataaacaATTTTATACTCAgaggagtacatggttatttttatgcaGTAGGGAGAAACTGTTTTTCTATCAAGGGACTGGGAGAGAGAGCACATTAGATATCTGTACTGGCCATACAAAATGTAGTCTCCTGTGATCAAATGTTCCTTGCATGAAACATCTATGGCTCCTGCTCATAATGGTTTGAATTGCATACCCCTACTACTGTAGAATTTTTCATTCCTTTGACATCTTCCCTATTTGAAAATGAGATTGGCACTAGATACATATGCAAAGTAAACTTATGAACATAAGGGTGGCTTTTAACTTATCTGCTTCTCAGATTGTGGGTTTGATGACTGATATAACCTAGTGTAACCTAGTTACAGTAGAAACTAGAGTAATCCAAATGGGCGTGTATTAGTCAGCTTAGTCTCTGGCAGCTTTTACCTTCTGCTTTTCCAACTGCTTCAGTAGGCAAAATAGTTTTTTATTATCctatttatactgcctgataggtGCATTTCTAGGCAGTATACACACATGAGAGCACTTTCAAATGCTCATCCCACAAAGTCTTCCAAGGTTCTCCTTTCACCCTCCTTTGAGGGATACTAAGAGCATGGTAGAATGaggatgtggccatagctcagtggtagagtatctgctttgcatgctggaggtcccaggtacaatccctggAATCTTCAGGTAAGGTTGGGAAAGATGTCTGCCTGAAACCAAGTTAGGCATTGTCTGTctagtccttttaattttaattggaacTGTTGAGTAACTTTCCTTGTCAGCCAGTGTAGACtcatctgagctagatggaccagtggtctgattcagtataaggcagcttctgtgttcctatgtaacagaaGCAGCTCAAGTGTTGTCACCCAGACCCTTCTGGAAATCTTAATCTTCGAACACAAGGGTTCCCAACAAGGGGGTACTATAGTATTCCAGGAGTCCCGCTTCCCTACACCATAGCCACAATATTTGTTCCCCAGCTGAAGATCACCAGATTGAAGTTGACACATGCTCAGTGATGTGTTCACTTCAGAtggggagggtgaagaccctcttCCTGATTGGCTAGTAATGTGCTAAAGCTCAATGTACCCTTTCCCTgagtctgactgacaggcttcagaaaatgaaCGCACTGcactcctgttgaaattaattAAGAGCCATAGCAGTGGGAAAGCTACCATTTGGAGTATCGCTCATCTTGCCATTGAAGTTCTCCTCTTAAACTTCAAAGGAGCCCTAAGCCCCTACACCAGAGcacaagcgctccgttaacctcatttttttggtcATTTGTTGCCATGGCGTGCGGCGACAgatgagtagacccccccggGCTCGGAGGTCTGTCCAGGTATTTAGAAGATACTGTGCTCTCCTAaagtaaatttgtcccattaTTTTCAAGAAGACTGCTTATGGGtaagtgtggatgtgagccagtgactgtaataGCCTCTTCCCCTAATTGTAACACTTAAATTAGTGTTTTAatgtatactagctgggccgggtgcagagcatctgcgcctctagctgcCTGCCCTGccgctgccttccccaccacccaccaccccacttgcccagcttcttccttctcctcctactGGCCTGCTTGCCGGCTGGCAGCCATCACCACCTCCTTCCCGGCCGCTGTCACTGCCGTTTTGTCCGCACGGCACACAGCCCACCGCCATTTTGTCGTCTTGCTTGTCCTGCCACCAGCCAGCCGGCCACAGTTTTCTTTGGCcatcgctgccaccaccacttttttCTGTCCCACCCAGCCCGTGGCTAGCCTATCCCAgcgtttctcaatgtttttggagtcatggactggtacattattcatgtgcagtttcctggaccagcagttagtaagggggctgcccccctcacccccatccccaggcaccccccaaaaaactatttcaggcagctctccggagctcatttccaggcagtcctcgctgctggataatgttcatttcgaggaagtgaaatgaacattatccagcagcgagggctgcctggaaacgagctctggagagctcccagtggcccCTGCCGGCCCGAAATTTTTTATTGGGGGTGTgttatttttattagtgatgcctcacggactggtacccaatgccgtgcggaccggtggttgagaaacactgttctatctggcagctctccaaactctcgcaagagccaccacacgtgggattagccacaggtatgccttagagaattaagtatatagaagaTGCTAGTAAAATGGCCTTGCTGTTTGCAGGCAAGTTTTACTACTAAGTCCAGACTTTGTGTTTGTGTaaaagtacctgagaaaactACAAAACCCCAGCCCTGCCCTACCCAGCACTAACCCTAACGCTATCACTATCCCATGCCTTTCCAGtgggagagtttccccacattttctgggAACTTAATGAATTTTTCTGAGGCTTTCCATTTTTTTGGaggtctgggcaaggtctggaatctgcctgctaaaacagcatgtttctatcttttgtggtttggtttgtgagtttcatgtcagtcagttgCCCAGATGTATATACATAAAGACAAACTTAAATGGTAgcgttagggagacaggctaccctagtcactggcttacatccagatggTTGCTCATaaacagtcttattgaaattaatgggacatgtttacatgtgtttgtgtgtttatataGTAAGTAATCTTTAGTAAGTAAGTTACAGACCAGAAAAATCACAAGTGTATTTATATATTCACTCAATagagtacctgagctgaaggtgtGTGCAGCATAAGGGGCACACTGTTAAAACAGGAGCTCTCAACCCTTTAACAAGAGTGGGCGGAAAGGATTTAGCTGAAGAAAtgttgaggcgcttcacacgattgctgtgaagcacctcagtgtggtctgcggggagagcgggcttagccttctctccctgcagacgagcagctgctcttAGCTGGGCGGCCAAacagctgccagctccatcacggagccggcaggggctgtggggatcaggagccacacagcccccagaagttccaggatgccccgcacgctcGCGCGGGGCATCTTGGACAGATCCCCGAGCCCCCTTcctgtcgggggtctactcatgtgtttgTCATTTGTCGCACCGCGGCGAcaaatgagcaaaaaaatgaggttaacggagcgcttgtgCTCTGGCGTAGGGGCTTAGGGCTCCTTTGAAGCTTGAGAGGAGAACTTCAGTGGCAAGAGGAGCAATAGTCCAAATGATAGCTTTCCCACCACTATGGCTCTTAAAGTGCTAGATGTGTTCTAGGGCATATTTGCAGCTCACATGAAGTGATGGTGAAGCTGTGAAACTTCACAAGCTGTGAAACTTGTGTAACCTAGAATATGCCTTGGAATCCTCTACAATACCTAGAGATTCCGCAGCAAACTCAGAAGTGGCAgcaaatgtaaaaaatatttcCTGAgtggaaagcatttgaaaactatTGCTATAGACCAAAAGAAAAGTACAGActaaaaatagggatgtgcatggaaccaatttggaggccctttatgggcctccgaaccgatccaaACGACCGGCGGttctgccggttcaaaggtgggaggGCACACCTTTAAGGACAgggaagggtgcccttacccctcccgccgtgtttcccctgccggcactcaaTTTAAAAAGTctcccatcagggtggcagcatacctccctgccaccttggTGTCCTTGGCTGATAGTAAGAGGAAGCAACCAGTGTGCATGCGAACGTGACCAACGTGTACCGGGTACTTCCTTTTATTTCCGGCTGAGGACGAcacgggggtggcagggaggtacgctaccgCCCCAACggagactttttaaatggagctgggtggggggataagagcaccctcccccacccttaaaggtatgccccctctTCGAACCACCCCCAGCAGGTTCTGTGAACATCCCTAACTAAAAATACTCAAGTTTTCTAAGACTAAGTAACATTTTGTTTAAATGATGGCAGAGAGTGCATATATACCAAACCCTCTAGAACTAACACCAGCTACAAGGAACCCAGGATCCATTGCTTTGTCAGTCAGGGACTTTTCAGAACCAACTGTTGGTACACATCTGGCCAATTGTTCCAAATTATTACTGTCCTTAAAAAGGCCTCCCATGCCATGCCCCTTCTCTGTGCTTGCTTTCCTGGTCTTAGTTTAGGAGCTCAACAATCATTATACTGAAAACGTTTTTCCTCCGCCTTTCTGGGAGGCAAAAGTCTAATCTATACATGTTTCTTTGCAGATCGGCGACAGTGGTGTGCAATTATAATTCTTTTCGTCATCCTGCTGGTGGTGCTTATCCTGTTTTTTGTGCTGTGACAGAGTGGAGCTCAGATACTCTCCTAACTCTCCTAACTCCCTTCTTTTTGAAAGCCCAGACACTGTTTTGTCCATCAGAGAGAATTCCCATCATAGAAAGCCTGTCCTGTGCGCTTGATACTGTGATCTACTATGGACGGACACCTGTGGCAtgatgcgctctctctctctctttctctcatggcTCTTCTGCTTATTATCCTCATCAACTGCCAGAGGAAAAAAAGGAAGACTAACAAATGCCCaaactctgctgtaatagaaagcAACTCCTGTGGAATTcagctgttgttgttttgtgctTCTCTGTAAGAGAGGAGATTTAGAATGGAAGAAACTAACATCTGGTCACATTTTGATCCTGTGCAGGTATGAACCACATTCAGGAAGCCAGCCAGAATCTTTTCTTCTGCTTGTCAAAACAGGACTCTTGGCAATGTTAAAAACCAgcatgcatgcgcgcacacacctCTCCCAGGAAAGTATTCTGCCTACAGGATTCCTTTCACAGGCCAGCTATTCAGCTGCCCTGCACCTAATTGTGGATCCTTAAAATAATAGAAAGGGCTAGCAAAGGCAGCCCCTAAATTTACACTGCAGATCTTTCAATTTTCCTCCAGAATAGCATTGTTCAATTGAACTGCCCAGGGTAAATGCCTCTGTGCACCCCGCAGCTAAAATGCTAAATAACTACATAGAAAAATGCATGGAAGGGGGAGAGTTGTTCAAACAAAATAATGTGAATCTCTGTGAATCTTGAGAGCACAGACCATTGCAAATGCAAACACAACACACCCTTGTTTTGCTCTAGTCTTGCTCCTGGGCTGGTAGTATTGATATCCATTCAGTAAAGCAGACCTGGCTCTAATATGCTTGGATGAACtttgagcaaatcttgctgtgtGTGGTTGGACTGGAATCATACAGCGTTGTCCTACCTCAGGCAGCGTTATCATTGGACTCCGATTTTCAGAGCTTTAACCTTTATTTTACTGCACTGCAAAGCAGGAAGCTAGCAAACACACTGTAGCTAAAGTCTTGACtgctttatttttgttgttgttaaatatgtTTGGCTTCTGAGAAGAGAAGCTCACCCATAGGGGATTTGTTCCTCTCAttttctgctgcttctgtttgAGCTGGCATCATCAGATCTAACGAGTTGAGGCTTCTGGTCCTATATGTATGTTCTGTGCATATTAAAGGAACATGATGCACTTCAC contains:
- the STX6 gene encoding syntaxin-6 isoform X2, producing MSMEDPFFVVKGEVQKAVNTAQGLFQRWTELLQDPCTATREEIDWTTNELRNNLRSIEWDLEDLDETISIVEANPRKFNLDATELSVRKAFITSTRQVVRDMKDQMSNTSVQALTERKNRQVLLGESGSHSWSSGADKYVRLDQEMQLANSHFIEEHQAQQQFIIEQQDEQLELVSGSIGVLKNMSQRIGGELDEQAVMLDDFSHELDSTQSRLDNVMKKLAKVSHMTSDRRQWCAIIILFVILLVVLILFFVL
- the STX6 gene encoding syntaxin-6 isoform X1, which codes for MSMEDPFFVVKGEVQKAVNTAQGLFQRWTELLQDPCTATREEIDWTTNELRNNLRSIEWDLEDLDETISIVEANPRKFNLDATELSVRKAFITSTRQVVRDMKDQMSNTSVQALTERKNRQVLLGESGSHSWSSGADKYVRLDQEMQLANSHFIEEHQAQQQFIIEQQDEQLELVSGSIGVLKNMSQRIGGELDEQAVSATVVCNYNSFRHPAGGAYPVFCAVTEWSSDTLLTLLTPFFLKAQTLFCPSERIPIIESLSCALDTVIYYGRTPVA